A section of the Candidatus Deferrimicrobiaceae bacterium genome encodes:
- the plsY gene encoding glycerol-3-phosphate 1-O-acyltransferase PlsY — protein sequence MDASWVRGVSFVLFAYFLGSVPFGVLVARLFDRSIDLRSVGSGNIGATNVARAAGKAAGILTLLLDAGKGIFAMALANIFVGEQTDLWLALVGGASFLGHVFPVYLTFRGGKGAATALGIVLFLSPVTAFILVVLFSLVVYFTRYVSLGSLSAAVALPPMMALFATSRHYVTLSLGMMFLVLFTHRENIRRLLAGQETKIGAPKGDPAGDDS from the coding sequence GGGCGTCTCGTTCGTCCTGTTCGCCTATTTCCTGGGATCGGTTCCCTTCGGGGTCCTCGTGGCCCGACTGTTCGACCGGAGCATCGATCTCCGGTCGGTCGGTTCGGGAAACATCGGGGCGACGAACGTGGCGCGCGCCGCCGGGAAGGCGGCGGGAATCCTGACCCTTCTCCTGGACGCGGGAAAAGGGATCTTCGCCATGGCCCTCGCGAACATCTTCGTCGGGGAGCAGACGGACCTGTGGCTCGCCCTCGTGGGGGGCGCCTCGTTCCTGGGCCACGTGTTCCCGGTCTACCTTACGTTCCGGGGAGGAAAGGGAGCGGCCACCGCGCTGGGGATCGTCCTGTTCCTCTCCCCGGTCACCGCGTTCATCCTCGTCGTTCTCTTCTCCCTCGTGGTCTACTTCACCCGCTACGTCTCCCTCGGATCCCTGTCCGCGGCCGTGGCGCTTCCGCCGATGATGGCGCTCTTTGCCACGTCCCGCCACTACGTGACGCTCTCCCTCGGGATGATGTTCCTCGTTCTCTTCACCCACCGGGAGAACATCCGGCGGCTGCTGGCGGGGCAGGAAACGAAGATCGGCGCCCCGAAGGGCGACCCCGCGGGGGACGACTCGTAA
- a CDS encoding NYN domain-containing protein, whose protein sequence is MGSHLIVDGYNLARSGAVFLSEDPAGPEGRAELCALLSGYARGKGFRLTVVFDARGAGTPGRTRHAFPGGIALFSSRSETADDVIRDLSRGAASGTVVVTSDRGLGGTLPSRNVTVVSCEEFSDRLAAVQREGRKGAVDEEEDEETRKGKKGEGHRKKKRERDRGRVLKKL, encoded by the coding sequence ATGGGCTCTCATCTCATCGTGGACGGGTACAACCTCGCCCGCTCGGGGGCCGTTTTCCTCTCGGAGGACCCCGCCGGCCCGGAGGGTCGCGCGGAGCTGTGCGCTCTTCTTTCGGGATACGCGAGGGGGAAGGGATTCCGCCTGACGGTCGTGTTCGACGCCCGGGGGGCGGGGACCCCGGGTCGGACCCGTCACGCCTTCCCGGGAGGGATCGCGCTCTTCTCCTCGCGCTCCGAAACGGCCGACGACGTGATCCGGGACCTCTCCCGGGGGGCGGCATCCGGCACGGTCGTCGTAACGTCCGACCGGGGCCTGGGAGGCACCTTACCGTCGCGCAATGTGACCGTGGTTTCCTGTGAGGAGTTCTCCGACCGGCTCGCCGCTGTTCAACGGGAAGGAAGGAAGGGGGCCGTCGACGAGGAGGAAGACGAAGAAACAAGGAAAGGGAAGAAGGGGGAAGGCCACCGGAAGAAGAAACGGGAGCGCGACCGCGGGAGGGTCCTGAAAAAGCTTTAG
- a CDS encoding LemA family protein — protein MKKIVFVVAVVAVVAALLLATGVSMYNSIVRKDIAVNEKWSQVQNVLQRRADLIPNLVRTVKGYAAHEREIFEYVAAARARLAGAQTPAETMAANAEVSSALSRLLLVVENYPQLKADQTFARLMDELAGAENRIAVERMRYNEAVRTYNTAIRVFPGSVVAGFAGYRDRPFFEAEAGAKEVPKVDFGK, from the coding sequence ATGAAGAAGATCGTGTTCGTCGTAGCGGTCGTAGCGGTAGTGGCGGCCCTTCTGCTCGCGACAGGGGTCAGCATGTACAACTCCATCGTGCGGAAGGATATCGCGGTGAACGAGAAATGGAGCCAGGTGCAGAACGTCCTCCAGCGGAGGGCCGACCTCATCCCGAACCTCGTCCGGACGGTGAAGGGATATGCGGCCCACGAGAGGGAGATCTTCGAATATGTGGCGGCGGCAAGGGCCAGGCTCGCCGGGGCGCAGACCCCGGCGGAGACGATGGCGGCCAACGCGGAGGTCTCCTCCGCACTCTCCCGCCTCCTCCTGGTGGTGGAAAACTACCCGCAGCTCAAGGCCGACCAGACCTTCGCCCGCCTGATGGACGAACTCGCCGGCGCCGAGAACCGGATCGCGGTCGAGCGGATGCGCTACAACGAGGCGGTCCGGACGTACAACACCGCGATCCGGGTTTTCCCCGGCAGCGTGGTCGCCGGGTTCGCCGGATACCGGGACAGGCCCTTCTTCGAGGCGGAAGCGGGGGCGAAAGAGGTCCCCAAGGTGGACTTCGGGAAATAG
- a CDS encoding TPM domain-containing protein yields MASRAPILRDGTAVLHLALILLLLPAGLPAASEPPIPAYRGYVTDTAGVLGNWAGQTEELCRDIERKTTAEVAVLTVRSTAPLPAQAYAQNVFDRWKIGKKGKDNGVLVLVAVDDRKMWIATGYGVEAVLPDGKVGEIRDRIILPLFREKKYGEGVYRGVEGIGTVLGGGGGTPPGPPSVSDDGSVVIALIILFLLLVFSLVLRNTKNGSSGWGGPGGLAGSGWGFGGGGFGGGGFGGFGGGFSGGGGAGGGW; encoded by the coding sequence ATGGCCTCCAGGGCCCCGATCCTCCGTGATGGGACCGCCGTCCTGCACCTGGCCCTGATCCTCCTTCTGCTCCCGGCGGGGCTTCCCGCCGCTTCCGAACCCCCGATACCGGCATACCGGGGATACGTCACCGACACGGCGGGGGTCCTGGGGAACTGGGCCGGCCAGACCGAGGAACTGTGCCGCGACATCGAGCGGAAGACGACCGCAGAGGTCGCGGTCCTGACCGTTCGGAGCACCGCACCCCTCCCCGCGCAGGCATATGCGCAGAACGTATTCGACCGCTGGAAGATCGGGAAGAAGGGGAAGGACAACGGCGTCCTCGTCCTCGTCGCCGTGGACGACCGGAAGATGTGGATCGCGACAGGGTACGGCGTAGAGGCCGTGCTGCCCGACGGAAAAGTGGGAGAGATCCGCGACCGAATCATCCTTCCCCTCTTCCGGGAAAAAAAGTACGGGGAAGGAGTGTATCGTGGCGTGGAGGGGATCGGAACCGTTCTCGGCGGAGGGGGGGGCACGCCTCCGGGACCGCCTTCGGTATCAGACGATGGATCGGTCGTCATCGCGCTCATCATCTTGTTTCTGCTTCTCGTTTTTTCTTTGGTGCTCAGGAATACCAAAAATGGATCGAGTGGGTGGGGCGGGCCCGGAGGACTTGCGGGTTCCGGCTGGGGATTCGGCGGGGGAGGGTTCGGAGGCGGCGGATTCGGGGGCTTCGGAGGAGGCTTTTCGGGAGGAGGAGGCGCCGGCGGCGGCTGGTAG